The sequence below is a genomic window from Uranotaenia lowii strain MFRU-FL chromosome 2, ASM2978415v1, whole genome shotgun sequence.
ACAGTacacgaaaattaccgagttcggtaatttttttaccgaaatcctaacatgtgtgaatcgttaaactgttcggtaatttttcgggtaaaaaataaacgaacttcggtaaatcgattctttatttaccgatgttcgtttattttttaccgaaataatTACCGagcagtttaacgatttacacatgttaggatttcggtaaaaaaattaccgaactcggtaattttcgtttactgtgtacataACTTCCAGGCCCGTCCTTTGGCTTCTACATGCTTCTTCAATGTCTTGTTCgattgcttactggcccgataagattGTATTGCTTCGcacagacgaatccttctgacggtgcatcggtcggcattgaatttcttggcgatgtcatagtccgactgccctgggtttaccttgatcgttctcaatcaacaccttcaaatgcagtttccgatccttaggtccactataacgcttggtatgaacttgtcgatcgatagtatgcatctcacggaaacgtttgagaacgttGTACACGGTCGATTTGACAGGATTTGACCATCTTCACAGATTTGAACCCGACTgggtcgggtttttgacgtgggtgtacaaaattaatttttgtctcgtggcttccatcacgtgtgacttttttggaacaaaacgaatcttaatagaattttcagcactgatagagaaaacatttccgaacaaagtactgtcggaacattccagatccgacaactacgagcgctatggtataataaacagtgcatccagatttaagcagatccatgctttagtatctttgagctaCAAAAAGTGCTGTGTATTATTTTGTAGAGTAAAATTTAATCtgaaatttacaacatttgagttatgcttctaagtACAGCACACTTGCGGCAAGCGAAACAACGAGAATTCTCGTATTTGGTTCGCAATGTGTTAAATAGTCCCAAAATgtgtttaatttcaaatttaaatttaaaaaaattgctcaatACATGCTCAACACTTTTTCAAGGTATGCGAATTTAATTTTGGTCTTTGCAACTTTGGGACACCATAATGTACTAACATCTCACTcagaaaaacagcaaacaaGTACTTtcagattatattttaaaacagCCATATATAATGATTTCAATTTCGAAACAGTGTTTCttatttttgagttaaaaaacttACTATTTTTGTATCGTATGTATTTTTGTATGTATAATTGTATCGCTAGAATTACTTCAACCATTagcttttaattttgattagcataagaacatatttaaaaattgttcagtTAAATAAACCtattaaatatataaatttcaagATTGATCTCCAATTAAAatagtaggggaggagcgggctatatgcgcctattaagcagaacactgatttaatcaaatatcacatcgaatatgtgtacaaaaactatatacacgtgtgcaggcatctgttttctatacaatggagtaattttaatgttaaaattttcttctgtttccaagaaaacgattttattgtaagtgttgtctaaaatgccgaacctcaaaccgtgcgggctaaatgcgcctatttgtgttttgaacaaaatttctgttttttgggcaatatttccgtataatttcattgaaactgctagaaagtaataatttccgtacaacaaagctgaagttttataaaaatctatgtatataataattttatggaataaaacaaaagttagggttgccatactatggaggcagttcatccatgagaaaaacattaccaaatctgtttttagatcttcaattctctcttaagatgttagtCAGAGCTTCAATTTAaaggttcagtgataaaaattatttatttattctatttaaggggggggtagggtctaacgggtataaaaaaatcaccattttcacgatttttttctagagctatcgttcaaacaaatgtatacaaattttttgcattatacaaagcattgttaaaagaacatttagtatttttttcgtagaaaaatattgaaaaatgagccggtgacggagcactttcgaggatgccttttaaaaaacaggatttgcggtggacactgtatctcagcacaaaatcatctgaagtcaaaaaatccgagcaaaatatttttaatagatgtttttctgaaccccaacgtttttatttaacctaaaaaaaattttatgaaatttttgtggctgtttgaagtaaaaactacgatttttcacgaaaaaatccgccatttttcacctgtaaaatctccccaaagtaaaaaaaaacaaaaaagaaaaacgttggggtctggtattttatatgtagaaaatatgttccaaatttgaaaagaatcggataagtagttttcaaatgacgatgtccacggactttaaaaatgtgctttcgagaaaaacgcgtttgaagtttctgctcttgctttcttgcagtattagataggaggagatgaaggcctataacttctacagttttgcttcaattgacttgaaaatttgacacaacattcttgaaatgttttacaataagaaaataaaaaaataaaaaaatcgattttttgaaagtgttagaccctaccccccccttaacctgttattttaggatagaggcattttacaaacatgatgggggcatacaaaaacactctattattccattatattatcatttttaaacgtccacaaaagctgaaatatgtttaatttctaaggttcatttgagtaagaaacagaaaccatcctagtttttgttttaagcttctttacgtataatttttaaaagtcgaaatattacatcaaaatgtatcaaaaacttgtataattttttaattttttttttgagtttgtaaattcataaaattctttcttgccttatgttctaagcatatcaccctcaaaatgcattggtcatataagctgtctagtcagccatttcatcaaactgcagtagggtcatttaacccgataggcccatttaggaaacctttcccctaaaaCCTTTGGAAAAATATCGAGCTAACCTGGCCCTGGTCCCATCACCTTTTGGCGTATAaccattcgttttttttctataaatttctctaTTTTGCTGACGTTTAGTAAAAGCCGGTGGAATGAGGATCGTTCAGCACAAGACCCCGAACGCGGAACGGCCTGGCAAAGATCCAGTGGAGGTCATTGGACTGTCGGTGAGTGATCGCTAGACAATTTGACGGTCTCATCGTACCTGACCGGTTTTTCTGACATTTCAGAACCCAGCTCCAAACGTAAACACCGGCGAGGTAGTGCAGAGTGCCACCTCCACCAAGCAAAACGAACACTCCGTGGAGGCTAGTCAGGTTGCGCACGCTCAGAAACCACCGGTGCAGGTTCCTCAGAAGCCGGTCAACAACATTCAACAGCCACGCAAATGTTGAATCCGTGCGAACCGATTTCAATCCAATGTACGCAAGAGGATGTGTGCAATACGTACCTTACCAACATGCTTCTTCTTAAATAGGCTCATAATTGAAGCGCCCAATCCGCAAGGTTTATTTTCATGGGTTTTCGCACAGACAGGTTCtgtggaaatgttttttttttgtacgtgaTTCACGTActtttttgacagttcttttcttattttttccatttttggttttgggattgaattcaaaattagcgtatcaaaatttaaaaacttaaaaatatgcttttttcctttttttaatcaatatttaatttataatgCTTATTCAATACGTCATTTAATCGCCTACTCAACAAGTAAGTTTCAAAGTTGTTTACACAAATAAGatcatcttaaaaatataaaaataaatttgtacaagttcttctttttttggcatttttggtggaattaaaatttaaattcaaaattaaaattatagcaTAAGTGTTACGAGTTTGAATTGTAATAAGAGAGGGATGTTAAGAAAAGGAAAGCGCGTTCAACGTAGATTATCAAAATTAAGAACTGtattaaagttgaaattttaaccCATATATGATAATGATAATAAAGGATTTGCTATTGATGAAGTAGCTTTTTAAAGCGACTACATTTCAATTCATATCATATCACCATCATTAAATTGCTTAGTTTGTCTTAAAAGTAACACCAATCTCTTATGTGCTCTTATCAGCGAGCTTATCAAAACAAAGCAACGAAATCTTTAACTCTGTTGGTCCCTTGATAACACATCAGTGTTACATTGTTTCATTGGCATTTACCTATTGCAATACCAGTCTGCTGAATTGAGTGTTTTTGCTATCGCCGTAACCCATTTATGGCTACTTTTAGCCGTACAATTTTTCTGGAACCTTGTAAATACAAATGTTTGAAAACATGACTTCAATAagatttttcaccaaaaactaCTTGATCTACCACTAttttttgcacatgtaaacatgaCATTactcagggtggccacagaaccgggaaaaccgggaaaaaaccgggaattgaaaatcgaaccgggaaaaccgggaaaaacccgggaatttagacccaaaaccgggaaaattgaccAAAGGGAaccgaaattcagttttggtttCAAGATCAAGGATTCAATCTACAATTCTAAATTCagaataataatttgaatttcaaagacAGAATTgaacagttcaaaaaatgtgtacCTAAAAGGAAtatcataagtttttaaatttattaactactgtgatttctcttcaattacccctctaaataaaaaaaaacaaaaattttcaccgAAACCCTGAGTTTAAACCTGCCTCGAAGAAAGAgatgaaaaatccaaaaattctcttaaatttttttcaggtaTCGCACATcatgattcattaaaaaaaaactatcaatcatGTAGAAACAAACGAAtcaaagatcttttttttttttaattgagaaattttaaaaagatgctaatattctaatttttcagtgatttaattCGAGAGTTGTAAAAAATACCATCACGGGgtccaaactattttttatgttgttcgttcaaaattaacatttttcgataactggtcataatttatcaagaaaatttcgaattacactttttaaagcttgGACATGTTAGGATTCCTTTGAAGATTTGGAAAAACCGtgacaaaaatttatataaaatactCATATGAAATTTAAGTAACACTGTTCAGAATTTTCACGAGCTTTTTTATGAGGGAGTGTTTATGTTGGTAGAAGACACTagcaaattctttaaaaatgttaaaatgattcaacattgataaaattgattctttttgaatcaaagcaatcgaaagattcctgttaattcaaccacggtaaaagaaaagttcatataccagtatttcgatagcaacttactaccttcttcagtgaacgttttcgatcgaaatactggtatatgaacttttcatttaccgtggttgaattaaaaggaatctttcgattgctttgattcagttgaatcattcaaccaagtaggctcataccacaacagagtgattctttttacttttttttcttttcgatggtATTTTCGATTGgtacattttcaacaggcgggccaaatttcagaaatgagactggctggcgggccaaattttgcaaggtttttgttaaaaattatacggatttgtccggcccggatatgtgctgaaaaaaatctgagaaccttagtatagattcatctttatacttcatttttgttacttgcatattttttcaaattttactccaTTTGAAAAACAGTATAAATGTTACGCAATATGAAATTAGTTTTGTCTCCCAACTGATGtacgtcaatcttttcaaggcaTTTAAAATCTCATCGGTTTATAACGGACttaaagtcaattttatggttccaaatataaaaaaagaccacacattttccaaaattttcaagttcaccgttttccttagaaaaattcgaaagacaaattaaaaaaaaaaagcagaatgCAAAATATAGCGTTCACaagcttttgacatttaaagaataattttttcaatgaactctAGTTATAtcacaatattgatttttcaaagtatggACCTTaacctcaactcaatccaactctttccaaatttttcaatatctcgaTATTACAAGAGTATTTGGAAGGCCTTCTATAAACAGGATAAAAACGAAtccaaatcttttttaattattgcacctttttcaagtcaaaattttgctaaaaaaatcgtTCTACTGAATGGTTTGTCAGAACAAGACCGGATAACTTCCCAACTGTTGATtctgtctagtttttcattattgatgttcataaatacagagcaagatgccaataaatatatttttagatttggtttgattttcataaatatacccttttctgttaaagcttagcaaacaataacaaattggaaaaaattacaaagcaaattttcgatattttacataattttgcaAAAGTTGTTAAGTTTGGATGGATGTACGAAGTTGTTGAAATGGAATTCATGTTACGAATTATTGAAGTTGTTGTGAAAGtataatttgaattatgatATTGATACCTAtgcgtttgtgttttttttacgatttttaaacgattttgataCGATCTTACTACCTTTCAGAGGCTATCCAAACTTCTCATTAATGAAACTAGAGTCCGCTTGAATGCTCTTCATACAAATGATATGTGGTCACCAAAAACCAATcgggaaacattgaaaaatttatgatgaaattaacagaaaatgtgtcaaataccgtacaattttgataatttaaaaattataatcgtaattttttttaaacagtgacggtagccttttttgtaaaattatatgagaCCCGCAGAGccgaaggggtataagtgcaaaaatgatcgataaaTAATACCAAACGATCCtccaagttgatttttttaatttttttaaataattcgcaTACTTTTACGTgcgaaagaaaaatgttttaaaatatttgaaaaatgtatagaaaatgGCCAAACCTAACCAATTTAAAGTGTTTTTTCTCGAATTTAGTTTTTATACACGtttacccctttggcttatatcatttcaaagagattttcaaatctgtgttttgaatttattaacagtagattcaaatatatttttccaaaggATATACGCAGAccaagtttaaaaattgaaattccttaatttgaaacaaaaaaaaataaaataggtgAATCTCAaatgaataaatgttttaattttccttcatctcaaactttgatatgctgttaaataatcactaaaaatattaaatcaaaacgATGCAACTCGTtgtccatattttttaaactttcaatgtcagaattcaaaatagagATCATGATTTCCATGTTCTGCATGTTTTAATTATAGgccttttcaaaataaaaaacctttactgaatataaaataaaatctttttcaaacttggctgaaaacagaagacaagtttttcggaaaacggGAGGGTTAACTGAGGTGATTATGaacaaagatttttgtttttggtcttatctgttcataattacccagaTGAATTTGGGGTAATAATGAACGCTGGTTAAATTCTTGTTACgtaacaatttttaatgttgGAAATATTTCTAGATAAATCTAAACACTGCGCATAGATAGGattaatggtttttcaaaatttacccttAATTAGTCATGGGCAATTTTTAGATTCACAAAGGAACAAGATACCATGTCCTACAATCTCATATTTACAGGTTTTTAGAAACTGATGAAGTTATGTATAACGGTTTATTCTGAAAATCTTGATGATTATTGGTacacatttaaacattaaagatAAGTTTAGATAATCAAACAATACCTAAAACCAAGTGTTCATAATAACCccgtattttgaaaaacatggagaaattataaacaattcTCTGTGAATCAATgagataaatttttagtaaaaatgttattggtACTTTATCGGTACTTAAATTTGGTATTTTATTGGTACTTGAAGATGCATTTATTACTGAATGTAAAACCTCTGGAAACAACATTTTAACTGAATTTACTGTGACTTAACCCATAACGATTTTGTGTAGgatgtttttttatcatttaaaaaaaatgtgatgaaaaccttaaaatagaaTCGAGTTCGTCGAAGTGTTCAATGATTTGAGTGTTatgaaacaaccaaatcaataaaatatgttgaaaattttgctatattccgACGAAATTAGATAATGAAAGtctggaaaaccttgaatttttgaccgggaaaaccaggaaaaaccgggaatttcaaaatgaaaatgttgtggccaccctgcatTACTAGATAGgtagtttcactgaaaatttaatcaatttacaaaagaaagctttgaacttttttctaatatagtCCTTTGATACATTTAGCCTCGTTTGAATGATTTACAGCTGGAAAGAAAGTGAGGGGGTGAAGTGTACCATTGAAATGTATGCGCTTATCTCAACTTCACCTTTCATTTGCCACAAAGCGGGAAATTGCATGATGAGAAccgtgatttttaaaattcattgtttttatgTCGGAATTAGGACCTGTGGACATTTGTAGTTCATGTGATTATTGCAATCAGCAGGACACATAACAAAGTAGCgttcttaaccttccaaagtcgttcgggtcaatatgacccgaagcgcacattcaaatcatcataactcttcgagaaaaaatcgcaaaaatttgattttaaaaacctccctggggaattACGAAATACACAATatgtagtaccaggcaacttcctgtgaccaccggaagtgctccctcaaaaaaatccgtaattaggctgttcgggtctatatgacccgagagtttgcgtaagttcccctggccgcaaatattgaccgatttcgatgaattttaattcattgtatagataatttattctagtttctcaatattgaaaaataaagtcgaaatattttacgaaatcaccagcagctgattccgaatgaaaaaagtcccgaaaaagagctctttttagaatgccaataacttgagacaggttacaaatattgcgctgattttataatatttgaaattgtcaagaataaaccTATCCatagatgtataaatttttggtggtccaaaggaagttttggccgctatcccggaacttccggtagaaaaaattcttacttcaaaaaagtcacccaattttggctttgcattgctgtatctcggttaccaatggatcgattctctaaattcaaattttagttttttttcgttaactttattattattttcgtagaacatagttggttcctcaaaaatctcagttgttcagtatatggtaatgaaactcacatcttttttgtcatttttcaaactccccctcgtgtcggtgggtttacgcgattttgatagcgtgatttctctaaaatttgaactcaaattggtcactttttatatacctagagattcattagaatctcctctttcgattgacatacattttgtgtggtgttttgaaaatttgtagcaacgtttttcgaatttactgaaagctgccagatttcaaccagtttggtccacgttttcaacaggttggtgtacaaatctcgcacccctcacgtagctgcgggagaaacaaatcctttagctctctttttatcgctcaccaaatctaccacccaacccagcagcaggaggaactgccgtctcgccgcgtggtttgttgattgattgtgctgatgctgatgcctctttgcgtagtaaatcttttgattttaaaatagagaaagattattttacaaaattgaaataagcttcttgaatctttttagatattttatcattagaattcttcagtgatacatttgttttgaatgttatcatgtttcttttcttttatttcaagcagtgtctactgcaggagacacaaaatctatgattcaagtaacaaatattctgaaattttaatcagaaactttaatcagaaatcggaatttgaatcggaatttgaaattagaatctgaaatttgaaattgaatctgaatctgaaatcgaaatctgaatctgaatctgaaatctgaatctgaaatctgaatctg
It includes:
- the LOC129748937 gene encoding death-associated protein 1 — translated: MADDNKGLVAGHPPAVKAGGMRIVQHKTPNAERPGKDPVEVIGLSNPAPNVNTGEVVQSATSTKQNEHSVEASQVAHAQKPPVQVPQKPVNNIQQPRKC